One Setaria viridis chromosome 3, Setaria_viridis_v4.0, whole genome shotgun sequence DNA window includes the following coding sequences:
- the LOC117849327 gene encoding uncharacterized protein, which yields MQTFPKIKKFQNNKASFPLFDALGELYDGHLAEGTYNFTSIESQRVEEPLQQIDVVEEEAEEEALQEIHEIRDEEDEEKDARYKEEEARSGQRRMVASRKKPEKEGQRSRKSAKIEAMMERFLEMRTKQVEDEAQQLARENEIKEKEARDKEAAKGDEYSIKRCISIINTMEVTKQEKTKAYAIFTKSKENRETFICASEEDEESALI from the exons atgCAGACTTTCCCCAAAATCAAGAAGTTTCAAAACAACAAGGCAAGCTTTCCACTCTTTGATGCTTTGGGAGAACTCTATGATG GTCATCTGGCTGAAGGGACATACAATTTCACTTCTATTGAGTCACAACGTGTGGAAGAGCCCCTTCAACAAATTGATGTTGTAGAGGAAGAAGCTGAGGAAGAAGCTCTACAGGAAATTCATGAGATAcgtgatgaagaggatgaagaaaaggatgcaagatataaagaagaggaggcaagaagtgGACAACGAAGAATGGttgcatcaagaaagaaaccagAAAAGGAAGGACAAAGGTCTAGAAAGAGTGCAAAAATTGAAGCTATGATGGAGAGATTCCTTGAAATGAGGACAAAGCAAGTAGAAGATGAAGCTCAACAACTAGCAAGAGAAAAtgagataaaagaaaaggaggcaAGAGATAAGGAGGCTGCTAAAGGTGATGAATACTCCATCAAAAGGTGCATATCGATTATCAACACAATGGAAGTGACCAAACAGGAAAAGACCAAAGCTTATGCAATCTTCACCAAGAGCAAAGAAAACAGAGAGACTTTTATTTGTGCtagtgaagaagatgaagaatccGCTTTGATTTGA